From Granulicella cerasi, a single genomic window includes:
- a CDS encoding arylsulfatase encodes MANRRDFLKMGAGLTASSLVASAANLPRANAGTAAGSRPNIIFILADDMGFSDIGCFGSEIETPHLDQLAARGVRFNQFYTNPRCCPARASILTGLYPHQAHMGNMTADHKRYPFEAYDGILAQNTVTVAEALKSAGYNTAAVGKWHLATEDEEGRRSWPLQRGFDKFWGMIAGASVYYESPHLMSGNDRLPPPPKDQYLTDIWAQHAVQFVEELSKEKKPFFLYTAFNAPHWPIQAPEESVQKYAKRYAEGWDSIRAARHKKQLDSDLLPAKWALTPRDARVPAWEVAEDKEWEMRRMAVYAAMIDRLDQGIGRILDAVEKAGQTENTLIIFMSDNGGNAEELGRGPRPSTDPCQLGMNCAGNIPGVMPGSEQTFQSIGIPWGNVATVPFRLYKHYAHEGGISIPFIASWPAHIRPSHAPVSGAGHSTDLMPTFLEVAGASYPTRVATGPVPPLEGQSLTPLFAGRSRTRKPIFWEHEGNKAVRDGKWKLVSRFPDQWELFDMDADRTELHNLAAANPERTKAMTAEWNEWAKRVGVETWPMPQTPPRERTGELGVPPYLKKYQHTESGEAAAKQQ; translated from the coding sequence ATGGCAAATCGTCGTGACTTCTTGAAGATGGGGGCTGGTCTCACAGCTTCATCGCTCGTAGCTTCCGCTGCAAATCTGCCTCGTGCAAACGCAGGCACAGCCGCGGGATCGCGTCCCAACATCATCTTCATCCTTGCCGATGATATGGGCTTCTCCGACATCGGCTGCTTCGGCTCCGAGATCGAGACACCCCACCTCGATCAGCTCGCCGCGCGTGGTGTTCGCTTCAACCAGTTCTACACAAACCCTCGCTGCTGCCCGGCTCGTGCGTCGATCCTCACCGGGCTCTATCCGCATCAGGCGCACATGGGCAACATGACCGCAGACCACAAACGCTATCCCTTCGAAGCGTACGACGGCATCCTTGCGCAGAACACTGTGACCGTGGCCGAAGCGTTGAAGAGCGCAGGCTACAACACCGCCGCCGTAGGCAAGTGGCATCTCGCCACCGAAGATGAAGAAGGCAGGCGCAGCTGGCCTTTGCAGCGAGGCTTCGACAAGTTCTGGGGCATGATCGCGGGCGCGAGCGTGTATTACGAATCACCGCATCTGATGAGCGGCAATGACCGCTTGCCGCCTCCGCCGAAGGACCAATACCTTACCGACATCTGGGCGCAACACGCTGTGCAGTTCGTAGAAGAGCTTTCGAAGGAGAAGAAGCCCTTCTTTCTCTACACCGCGTTCAACGCGCCACACTGGCCGATTCAAGCACCGGAAGAGTCCGTGCAAAAGTATGCGAAGCGCTACGCCGAAGGTTGGGACAGCATTCGCGCAGCGCGCCATAAGAAGCAGTTGGATTCCGACCTCCTTCCCGCGAAGTGGGCACTCACACCGCGTGATGCACGTGTGCCCGCATGGGAAGTCGCCGAGGACAAGGAGTGGGAGATGCGACGCATGGCTGTCTATGCAGCGATGATCGATCGCCTTGATCAGGGCATCGGCCGCATACTCGACGCCGTGGAGAAAGCCGGGCAGACGGAGAACACACTCATCATCTTCATGTCTGACAACGGTGGCAACGCCGAAGAGCTTGGACGCGGCCCCAGGCCGAGCACGGATCCCTGCCAGCTCGGCATGAACTGCGCGGGCAACATTCCTGGCGTAATGCCGGGCAGCGAGCAGACGTTCCAGAGCATCGGCATCCCCTGGGGGAACGTGGCAACCGTGCCCTTCCGTCTGTACAAGCATTACGCACACGAAGGCGGCATCAGCATTCCGTTCATCGCAAGCTGGCCTGCGCACATCAGGCCTTCTCATGCTCCTGTGAGCGGGGCTGGACACTCCACCGACCTCATGCCCACCTTCCTCGAGGTTGCGGGCGCGAGCTATCCCACACGCGTCGCGACAGGCCCCGTGCCACCGCTTGAGGGCCAGAGCCTTACGCCCCTCTTTGCAGGTCGCTCGCGCACACGCAAGCCGATCTTCTGGGAGCATGAAGGCAACAAGGCAGTGCGCGATGGCAAGTGGAAGCTCGTCTCGCGCTTCCCGGACCAATGGGAACTCTTCGACATGGACGCGGACCGAACAGAGCTGCATAATCTCGCGGCCGCAAACCCGGAACGCACGAAGGCGATGACGGCAGAGTGGAACGAATGGGCGAAGCGTGTTGGCGTCGAAACATGGCCAATGCCACAGACGCCTCCACGCGAACGCACCGGTGAACTGGGCGTTCCACCCTATCTGAAGAAGTATCAACACACAGAGAGCGGAGAGGCTGCTGCAAAGCAGCAGTAA
- a CDS encoding sulfatase-like hydrolase/transferase translates to MQEFSKLDRRQFLGHSSAAGLSALYPGLLGKKNGKRPNILLIMSDEHNQRVAGCYGNTVVKTPNIDALAASGITFENHYCNSPLCVPSRSSFTAGKYASRVDVWDLSNELPRDDMPSIARSMNAAGYESFLCGKMHYEEGRRYGFTEVGGDFNRYPKDGLGKRMTPAELKDHTVLSQRFREFATRDDGSTVKHDLRVTAGAVDFLEHRKSDAPFFLLVGYLAPHFPLIVPEPFYAQYKDKVPAPHVPEGFVNTLPTNYKLERVGFHETDVPQETVKFGRELYYGLTSWMDNQVGQVLAALRKNPELAENTIIIYTSDHGENMGEHSLWWKNSMYDQAARVPLVVSWPQRWKGGQRRKLASGHVDLVKTIVDLGGGQSGADWNGDSMLPWLDNAKHTWKDQACSEYYAKLIAHGFAMIRTGKWKYVYHGRPAENMATERQLFDMQADPEELSNLAAEPRYAALIAELHTRLEHEVGGSIDETEQRARKQLATGYPGKVVTRGGGEDGA, encoded by the coding sequence ATGCAGGAGTTTTCAAAGCTGGATCGGAGACAGTTTCTCGGCCATAGTTCCGCTGCTGGCCTGAGTGCGCTGTATCCAGGGCTGCTTGGTAAGAAGAACGGCAAGCGCCCGAACATCCTTCTGATCATGAGCGATGAGCACAATCAGCGCGTCGCTGGATGCTATGGCAACACGGTCGTGAAGACTCCGAACATCGACGCGCTTGCAGCGAGTGGCATCACGTTTGAGAACCACTACTGCAACTCGCCGCTCTGTGTACCGTCACGTTCGTCATTCACGGCAGGGAAGTACGCATCGCGAGTCGATGTGTGGGACCTCTCCAACGAGTTGCCGCGTGATGACATGCCGTCGATTGCGCGATCGATGAATGCAGCCGGATACGAGTCGTTTCTATGCGGCAAGATGCACTACGAAGAAGGTCGCCGCTATGGATTCACCGAAGTCGGCGGCGACTTCAACCGCTATCCGAAAGACGGTCTTGGCAAGCGGATGACGCCCGCAGAGTTGAAAGACCACACGGTGCTGTCGCAACGCTTCCGCGAGTTCGCCACGCGTGATGATGGATCAACGGTGAAGCATGACTTGCGCGTGACCGCAGGTGCCGTGGACTTTCTCGAGCATCGCAAGAGCGACGCCCCGTTCTTCCTGCTCGTCGGTTATCTCGCACCGCATTTTCCGCTGATTGTGCCGGAACCTTTCTACGCGCAATACAAGGACAAGGTGCCTGCGCCTCATGTTCCAGAGGGCTTCGTCAACACGCTGCCGACGAACTACAAGCTGGAGCGTGTGGGATTTCACGAAACAGATGTGCCGCAAGAGACGGTGAAGTTTGGGCGCGAGCTGTACTACGGCTTGACGAGCTGGATGGACAACCAGGTCGGGCAAGTCCTCGCGGCACTACGCAAGAACCCCGAGCTTGCCGAGAACACCATCATCATCTACACCAGCGACCACGGCGAGAACATGGGCGAACACAGCCTGTGGTGGAAGAACAGCATGTATGACCAGGCAGCGCGAGTGCCGTTGGTGGTGAGTTGGCCGCAGCGTTGGAAGGGTGGACAACGTCGCAAGCTCGCGTCGGGGCACGTGGACCTGGTGAAGACCATCGTTGATCTGGGTGGTGGGCAGTCGGGTGCGGATTGGAATGGCGACTCGATGTTGCCCTGGCTCGACAATGCGAAGCATACGTGGAAGGACCAGGCATGCTCGGAGTACTACGCGAAGCTGATTGCACATGGCTTTGCGATGATCCGTACTGGCAAGTGGAAGTATGTCTACCATGGTCGTCCAGCAGAGAACATGGCCACGGAGCGTCAGCTATTCGATATGCAGGCAGACCCCGAGGAGCTTTCCAATCTGGCAGCGGAGCCGCGCTATGCTGCGCTCATCGCGGAGCTGCACACGCGACTGGAGCATGAAGTGGGCGGATCGATCGACGAAACAGAGCAGCGCGCACGCAAGCAACTCGCGACGGGATACCCGGGCAAAGTTGTCACGCGCGGTGGCGGAGAAGACGGTGCGTAA
- a CDS encoding TonB-dependent receptor, with product MRRSLWATVFFALILTISPALFAQTTNGSIYGVVTDPTGAAVAHASVVVTDVHTNVKQTRETSSKGEYLFPTIFPGDYAVEVQAPGFKTQTQTGVTVQANSNIHVPVALTVGGASDTVSIEAGVTLVDTREAQVASTIEREDIEYLPSVDRNAYSLLATVPGVSNLGTDGVTGTRGGATLSVNGLPTDQTSFYLDGAYDTNFYGPGGNKAPNPDALEQFHVITSNFDAEFGRTPGAVVNMITKRGTNKFHGSVYEYWRSDQVNARGFFNTSGQSALLRQNQYGASLGGPVFKDKFFFFASYQHLTLHQNATQNSQQTLTAAERTGDFTNDNRTPAGFTVPAAYQCAANPNPKIICSDKLDPVALALLKFVPVFNNGTPQELASGNINNDEGLGRIDWDGFQNHKISGMYFRTQGLTLDPSAGGNGGLGIPGVLPQYSGMRELENQQNAVVSDDWTLSTRAVNSIRFFYTANRYIITNELGNDNFSSSLGSGLAQGSDTTSPTQYAVTGYFTLGPSGAGPSDINQIAFGAIDTATLQLGRHAVKVGGAWISAKYSEDGKGNSNGNFTFNGSGATNFALANFMMGSATTLVQNNGVHHRYRNQDPALFAQDDWQVTRRLNLNLGVRWELVQPWLGEHDQSTFVAGVQSVVNANAPLGLLVNGDAGVPDGAFKTAWNRFAPRLGFAYDLNGDGRTSVRGAFGMFYSQIEMSTISGQTQEPYAIAQQTNGVTSLQCPYGGTYSGGSCVGSSSPFPYKYSAGNAKYYSNTTLSAFRPGEKSTPYAEEWNLQVQQQLSKSTALTIGYVGMNYMKQYIQLDINTPKFYPGADVNENIFKQTAALPIGDNGLNCRRPYQPYRVGGPTNTTGSCTFNRATAGGFSDAQGYPLQFGAINEYFPANNSHYNSLQAQLTGHLRSFDFNSNIVWGKVLNFTTPTVDQSDIRKNYGPADVDVRLRYAFSGTYRTPDVHLWGQFGKQVLSGWRLSDISIFQSGSSFTLQANVDVNRDGNTNDRVNISGDPYKHYRSHYDMVYKGYMYGGPIVSQPCGAATTDVNCSPYGQEKRNTMRNPNDWRSNISANKEFALPKSVKFQLRAEAFNVFNYTHLTSVRNNLTVYPTAVNAFQSADAGRVLQFAGKFLF from the coding sequence ATGCGACGCAGTCTGTGGGCGACCGTATTTTTCGCCCTTATCCTCACAATTTCACCAGCTCTTTTTGCGCAAACGACCAATGGCAGTATTTACGGCGTGGTGACCGATCCTACTGGCGCAGCCGTGGCTCACGCCAGTGTTGTGGTCACGGACGTACACACGAACGTGAAGCAGACGCGGGAAACCAGTTCCAAGGGCGAGTACCTTTTCCCGACGATTTTCCCGGGCGACTATGCCGTTGAGGTGCAGGCTCCTGGCTTCAAGACGCAGACGCAGACCGGGGTCACGGTACAGGCCAACAGCAACATCCATGTACCGGTGGCGCTCACCGTAGGTGGGGCAAGCGATACGGTGTCGATCGAAGCTGGAGTGACGTTGGTGGATACACGCGAAGCGCAAGTGGCAAGCACGATCGAACGTGAAGACATTGAGTATCTGCCGTCCGTCGATCGCAATGCGTATAGCCTTCTGGCCACAGTCCCGGGCGTATCCAACCTCGGCACCGATGGCGTCACAGGCACTCGTGGCGGTGCGACGCTGAGTGTCAATGGCTTGCCGACGGACCAGACGAGCTTCTACCTGGATGGCGCGTATGACACCAACTTCTACGGTCCCGGTGGCAACAAAGCTCCGAATCCTGACGCGCTGGAGCAGTTCCATGTGATCACGTCGAACTTCGATGCGGAGTTCGGCCGCACGCCGGGCGCGGTCGTCAACATGATCACGAAGCGCGGCACGAATAAATTCCACGGTTCGGTGTATGAGTACTGGCGCAGCGATCAGGTGAATGCGCGGGGCTTCTTCAACACTTCTGGTCAGAGCGCTCTGCTACGCCAGAACCAGTACGGTGCATCACTTGGCGGGCCGGTTTTCAAGGACAAGTTTTTCTTCTTCGCCTCGTATCAGCATCTGACGCTGCATCAGAACGCAACGCAGAACTCGCAGCAAACGCTGACTGCGGCGGAGCGCACAGGCGACTTTACGAATGACAATCGCACTCCAGCAGGTTTCACTGTGCCCGCAGCCTACCAGTGCGCTGCGAATCCGAATCCCAAGATCATTTGCTCGGACAAGCTCGACCCAGTGGCGCTTGCGTTGCTGAAGTTTGTGCCGGTGTTCAACAACGGTACTCCACAGGAATTGGCATCAGGCAACATCAACAACGACGAAGGCCTCGGGCGCATCGACTGGGACGGCTTTCAGAACCACAAGATTTCGGGCATGTACTTCCGCACGCAGGGACTGACGCTTGACCCGAGTGCTGGTGGCAATGGTGGACTCGGTATTCCCGGAGTGTTGCCGCAATACTCGGGTATGCGCGAGTTGGAAAATCAGCAGAACGCGGTCGTGTCGGATGACTGGACGCTTAGCACCCGTGCAGTGAACTCGATCCGCTTCTTCTATACGGCGAACCGCTATATCATCACCAATGAGCTCGGAAACGACAACTTCTCCAGCAGCCTCGGCAGTGGTCTCGCGCAGGGAAGTGACACCACATCCCCCACGCAATATGCGGTGACCGGATACTTCACGTTGGGGCCGAGCGGCGCTGGCCCAAGCGATATCAACCAGATCGCATTCGGCGCCATCGATACGGCCACACTGCAGCTCGGCCGTCATGCGGTCAAGGTCGGCGGTGCATGGATCTCCGCGAAGTACAGTGAGGACGGTAAGGGCAACTCCAACGGAAACTTCACCTTCAATGGAAGCGGCGCTACGAACTTCGCATTGGCGAACTTCATGATGGGATCCGCGACGACGCTCGTGCAGAACAACGGCGTGCATCATCGCTATCGCAACCAGGATCCCGCACTCTTTGCGCAGGACGACTGGCAGGTGACTCGTCGCTTGAACCTCAACCTCGGCGTTCGTTGGGAGCTTGTGCAGCCGTGGCTCGGGGAGCACGACCAGAGCACCTTCGTTGCAGGCGTACAGTCGGTCGTGAACGCGAATGCTCCGCTTGGGCTGCTGGTGAATGGCGATGCAGGTGTGCCGGACGGCGCGTTCAAGACTGCGTGGAACCGCTTCGCACCGCGTCTTGGTTTTGCATATGACTTGAACGGCGATGGCCGTACCAGCGTACGTGGTGCGTTCGGCATGTTCTATTCGCAGATCGAGATGAGCACTATCAGCGGACAGACGCAGGAGCCTTACGCGATTGCGCAACAGACGAACGGCGTCACCAGTCTTCAATGCCCTTACGGCGGCACCTACAGCGGCGGAAGCTGCGTGGGTTCATCCTCGCCCTTCCCCTATAAGTATTCGGCTGGGAATGCAAAGTATTACAGCAACACCACGCTGTCGGCGTTCCGCCCCGGTGAGAAGAGCACGCCTTACGCTGAAGAGTGGAACCTGCAGGTGCAGCAGCAACTCAGCAAGTCCACCGCGCTCACCATTGGCTATGTGGGCATGAATTACATGAAGCAGTACATTCAACTCGACATCAACACTCCGAAGTTTTATCCGGGCGCGGATGTCAACGAGAATATCTTCAAGCAGACTGCTGCTCTTCCGATCGGCGACAATGGCCTCAACTGCCGCCGTCCCTATCAGCCGTATCGTGTAGGCGGACCGACGAACACCACGGGTAGTTGCACCTTCAACAGAGCAACCGCCGGCGGTTTCAGCGATGCGCAGGGGTATCCGCTGCAGTTCGGTGCCATCAACGAATACTTTCCGGCGAACAACAGCCACTACAACAGCCTGCAGGCGCAGCTTACGGGCCACCTCCGTTCGTTCGACTTCAACTCGAACATCGTGTGGGGCAAGGTGCTGAACTTCACCACGCCGACGGTCGACCAGTCGGATATCAGGAAGAACTACGGCCCGGCCGACGTGGATGTTCGTCTGCGCTATGCGTTTTCAGGAACGTACCGCACGCCGGATGTTCATCTCTGGGGGCAGTTCGGCAAGCAGGTATTGAGCGGATGGCGTTTGAGCGACATCAGCATCTTCCAGTCCGGATCTTCGTTCACGCTGCAGGCCAATGTCGATGTGAATCGCGATGGCAACACGAACGATCGCGTGAACATCTCGGGCGATCCGTACAAGCACTATCGCAGTCACTACGACATGGTCTACAAGGGCTACATGTATGGAGGCCCTATCGTGTCGCAGCCTTGCGGCGCTGCTACGACGGATGTGAACTGCTCGCCCTATGGGCAGGAGAAGCGCAACACGATGCGGAACCCGAACGATTGGCGTAGCAACATCTCTGCCAACAAGGAGTTTGCCTTGCCGAAGAGTGTGAAGTTCCAGCTTCGTGCTGAGGCCTTCAACGTCTTCAACTACACGCATCTGACGAGCGTGCGCAATAACCTGACGGTCTATCCGACGGCGGTGAATGCCTTCCAGAGTGCAGATGCAGGCCGTGTCCTGCAGTTCGCAGGCAAGTTCTTGTTCTAA